The genomic region TCTTCAATCAATCCCCCTTTATAAATAATACCCAATTCACCCCAATTCCCATCTCATCATTCACCAAATTCACACTCAATTCATCTCGAATTCGACCAACATTCATTCAATCTTCCAAACAGGTACCATTTCTTCCCCTCAATTCCCAATTTCCCAATCAAATTCAACACAATTTACTCAATTAaagttttaaacccaatttaaCACAACCCCATTGATTGAATTCTTGTTTGAATTGTTTACAGGACACAGGATCAGTGTTGGATCATATCGAAAAAACGAATAAAACCCATAAAGAAGATAAAGATAAAGATCAAGTGTCAATGACAATTGGGCCAGTGGTTCAGGTTTCAGGGAGGAGTTTGGTAGTTAAGGACCGGATAATCTTGTCGGGTGTGTCCGAAAATGTTGTAACTTCATCCGGTTGTGAGTCGGGTCAAACCGAAGGGGGGTTTATCGGGGCGGTTTTTGAAGAGGAAGGTAGTCGGCATGTGGCGTCGCTTGGGCGGCTTAACGGTGTCCGGTTTATGGCGTGTTTTCGGTTTAAGTTATGGTGGATGGCCCAGAAAATGGGAGATAAAGGAAGTGAAGTTCCTAATGAGACTCAGTTTTTGTTGATGGAGACAGTTGAGGAGAGAGAGAAAATGTACGTTGTTTTTTTGCCGTTAGTTGAAGGGTCGTTTCGAGCTTGTCTCCAGGGTAGTTGTTCTGGAGACGAGCTCGAAGTTTGTGTCGAGAGTGGGGATGTGGATAGTAAAGGGTCTATTTTTTCACACACGGTTTACGTGGGTGTGGGGACAGACCCTTTTAGCACGGTTACAGATGCAATTAATAAAGTTAAATTGCATCTGAAATCGTTTAAGCAGCGTCAGGATAAAAAGCTTCCCGGGATTGTTGATTGTTTCGGGTGGTGCACTTGGGACGCGTTTTACCAAGACGTGACTCAAGAAGGGGTTGAGTCCGGGTTAAAAAGTTTAGCCGACGGTGGGACCCCCGCAAAGTTTGTGATCATTGACGACGGGTGGCAGTCCGTTGGATCGGACGATAAGAAGACCGAGGAATCGGAAGAATCGAAAGAATCACAACCGTTGATGAGGCTAACGGGGATTAAAGAAAACGAGAAGTTCCAAAGTGAGGTTGACCCTTCACTGGGGATCAAGAACATAGTAAATATCGCGAAAAACACATACGGGTTGAAATACGTGTACGTATGGCATGCGATCGTAGGGTATTGGGGTGGGGTCCGGCCCGAGGCGGAGGGTATGGAGGAATACGGGTCGTCGATGAAGTATCCAAAGGCGTCAAAAGGGGTTATAGCAAATGACCCCGTGTGGAAAACCGATATGTTGGCGGTACAAGGTTTGGGACTAATGGACCCGAAAAAAGTGTTCAAGTTTTACGACAATTTACATCGGTACCTGGCTGCAGCCGGTGTTGACGGGGTCAAGGTCGATGTTCAATGCATATTGGAGACACTCGGGTCTGGTTTAGGCGGTCGGGTAGCACTAACCCAACAATACCATCAGGCGCTTGACGCATCTATTGCTCGAAATTTTCCCGATAACGGGTGCATCGCATGTATGAGCCACAATACCGATGCCCTTTATTGGTAAATATCTTTAACTCTTTACTTGAAAATACATACACATTTGTGTACACAactatacatatgtatatattcgACAACTGATGTGTTTTACCGTGTCACCAGCTCTCAACAAACGGCAGTGGTTCGCGCTTCTGATGATTTCTACCCGCGTGATCCCGTATCACACACGATCCATATCGCATCCGTAGCTTTCAACAGTGTGTTTCTCGGAGAATTTATGCAGCCCGATTGGGATATGTTCCATTCGCTTCATCCTGCAGCCGAATACCACGCATCCGCCAGGGCGATCAGCGGTGGTCCTATATACGTAAGGTAATAAAATGTGTCGGTTAGTTGGTATGGGTCGAAACAGATCGAGTTGGGTTGGGTTAGGTTGACCGTTGACCCGTAAAATTTTGCTTACTTTTGAAACTTTTTTGACAGTGATGCTCCAGGGAAACACAACTTTGATCTTTTGAAGAAGCTTGTGCTGCCTGATGGTTCGGTGCTTCGAGCCCGTTTACCAGGTCGACCTACTAACGATTGCCTATTTTCCGACCCGACCCGTGATGGTGTTAGCTTGTTGAAAATATGGAACATGAACAAGTATACCGGAGTTATCGGTGTTTACAACTGTCAAGGAGCCGCTTGGAACACAAACGAACGAAAAAACACTTTCCACGAAACCCATCCCGGTGCTATAACCGGAGCCATCAGGGCCCACGACGTGCACCTCATTGCTGATGCCGCAGTGGGCCCTGATTGGTCCGGGGATTGTGTGATGTACCGTCACCATACACAAGATGTTATCGTTTTACCTCGCGATGCGAGTATTCCACTTTCGTtacatgttcttgaacatgaagTTTTTACGGTCACGCCTATTAAGGTTTTGGGGTCGGGGTTGAGTTTTGG from Helianthus annuus cultivar XRQ/B chromosome 10, HanXRQr2.0-SUNRISE, whole genome shotgun sequence harbors:
- the LOC110886737 gene encoding probable galactinol--sucrose galactosyltransferase 6, whose protein sequence is MAIQTHNLFFNQSPFINNTQFTPIPISSFTKFTLNSSRIRPTFIQSSKQDTGSVLDHIEKTNKTHKEDKDKDQVSMTIGPVVQVSGRSLVVKDRIILSGVSENVVTSSGCESGQTEGGFIGAVFEEEGSRHVASLGRLNGVRFMACFRFKLWWMAQKMGDKGSEVPNETQFLLMETVEEREKMYVVFLPLVEGSFRACLQGSCSGDELEVCVESGDVDSKGSIFSHTVYVGVGTDPFSTVTDAINKVKLHLKSFKQRQDKKLPGIVDCFGWCTWDAFYQDVTQEGVESGLKSLADGGTPAKFVIIDDGWQSVGSDDKKTEESEESKESQPLMRLTGIKENEKFQSEVDPSLGIKNIVNIAKNTYGLKYVYVWHAIVGYWGGVRPEAEGMEEYGSSMKYPKASKGVIANDPVWKTDMLAVQGLGLMDPKKVFKFYDNLHRYLAAAGVDGVKVDVQCILETLGSGLGGRVALTQQYHQALDASIARNFPDNGCIACMSHNTDALYCSQQTAVVRASDDFYPRDPVSHTIHIASVAFNSVFLGEFMQPDWDMFHSLHPAAEYHASARAISGGPIYVSDAPGKHNFDLLKKLVLPDGSVLRARLPGRPTNDCLFSDPTRDGVSLLKIWNMNKYTGVIGVYNCQGAAWNTNERKNTFHETHPGAITGAIRAHDVHLIADAAVGPDWSGDCVMYRHHTQDVIVLPRDASIPLSLHVLEHEVFTVTPIKVLGSGLSFGPLGLIDMFNSGGAVDGLEYSVEGGLVVVSMMVKGCGRFGAYSKTKPKRCVVGPSEVEFAYDSDSGLVVVGLSHMPGDHKCHHIKIHL